In the genome of Streptomyces aquilus, the window CACCGCGCCTGGGCCCGTCTTCAGCGGCACCCAGACCTCGGCCTGGCGGACCGTCGCCGGGACCGGGTCGGGCAGGCCGAACAGCGCGCCGGGGACGGCCAGGTGCTGTTCGCGGACGCAGAGCGCGCAGATGCCGTAGGGCAGCATGACGAGGCCGACCTCGGCGTCCGGGTGCAGCTCGCGCCACTGGGCGGCCGTGCGGCGGGCGGCGGCCTGGCGGTCCTGGACCTCGGGGCCGGTGGCGGGGCGTTCGACGAGGACGCAGAGGGTGGCCTGGGAGGGTTCGTCGCCTGGCATGCGCAGCAGGCAGCTGGAGACGTGAGCGGCGCCGGCCGCGATCATCGTCGTCAGCACGTGTTCGCCGGAGATGACGAGGCTGAACTTCTGCTCGGGGGTCGCGTCGGTGAAGAGCGTGTCGACCGCGTCCGCCATGCGCAGCATGCGGGACTCCGGGTCCTCGGCGAGGTCGAACTCGACGAAACCCGCGGGGAGTTCGAACCAGAGATCGGCCACGTCCACATCGGTCATCAGTCGGTCAGCTCCCACGCGCCCAGCCCGATCGCGCTGCCCACCGCCACCAGGCCGCCGAACTTCCCGCCGCCCGTGCCCATGGTGATGTTGCCGACGCCGGTGCCCCAGGTGGCGGCGTCGTAGCGGCCGGTGCTGGTGGCGTAGGCGTTGAGGGCGGTGGGGGCCGTCCAGGCGAGGGTGGCGGCGGCCTGGACGCCCTCGGTGGCGGTGAGGGCGGCGCCGCGGGAGACGCCGAGGCGGGTGGCCACGGCCATGACCGGACGGTCGATCATCTTGGCCACCGGGTCGGCGGCCTTCATGGCGTCCTTCGCCGTCACGGCGGCGGTCCTGATGCCGACGCGGGTGCCCGCGACGAAGCCCTCGGCGGCCCGGCCCGCCTTGAACCCGGCCGTCAGGCCCGACTTCGCCGCGCCCACGCCGGGGATCATGCCGAGGGCGTCACCGCCGAGGGTGAGCCAGTTGCCGATGTGGTCGCCGGTGGGCGGGAAGAGGCCGCTCATGCCGTACGACGCGGCGTGTGCGAACAGGGCGAGCGCGCTCAGGCCGATCGCGAGCGGGGCGAGCGCGGGGCAGAAGATCGCGATGGCGCCGACGACGGAGGCGGCGACGGTGATCCAGTCCGCGTGGGCCTTCAGCCAGTCGCCGACGTCCGCGAGCAACTCGCCGACCTGGCCCGGCAGCTCGGCCAGCGCCTTGCCGAGGTCGGCGATGGCGTCGCCGAGGCGGTCCCAGATGCCGGGCTCGTCGGGGGCGATGTCCATGGCGGCCCTGAGGCGCTCGGCGATGTCCTCGCCGTGCGCGTGGTACTGCTCGGACATCCGGTGGGCCTGGCGGCGCAGGTCGTCGAGTTCGGCCTGGCGGGCGTGGACGGCCCGGTCGGCGTCGTGCACGGCGTGGGCGTCGCTGTCCTTGGCGTCCTTGAGCTGCTTCGCCTTGGCGTGCGCGCTGTCCACCTGGCCGGCGGCCTCGGCGGCGCGGGCTTCCAGGCGGCGGGCCGCGGCCTGCTGGTGGGCCATGTGGGAGGCCCAGTCCTCCAGGGCGGTGGCCGCGCCGGCGAAGGAGTCGCGGGCGTCGTCGACGCGGGGGCGGAACTCGTCGTCGAACTTCTCCCGGAAGGCCTCCGCCGCCCGGCCCTTCCAGTCGCCGGCGCCGGTGCCGTGCAGCACCTGGGAGATCTCCGCCAGCGCCGTCGCCGTACGACGGACCGTCTTCGCCACCTCGTCGGCGGCCTCGTGATCACCGGGGCAGGGCACGAAGCCGAGCGCCGGGAAGTCCTCCGCCTTCGCCACCGCTACTTGCCGCCCCGCCGCCGCTGCGCCTCGGCCAGCTCGTGGTCGAGCTTCTCGAAGGACTCCTCGACCTTGAGCAGCGCCTTGGACGCCTTCTCGGAGAACCTGGTCAGCTGCTTGATGCCGTACGACCACTCCTCGCCGAAGTGGTCCATGCGGCGGGCGAGTTCGGGCACGCCCATGGAGTCGCCGGTGACGTCGCGCATCTCGCGGCCCGGCTTCTTCATCAGCTCGGCGATGTGGTCGAGGTTGTGCCTGACGCGGTTCAGTACCGCGTAGTCGACCGACAGGTCGCTCATCGTGCCCCCGTTTGCGTCCGCATCCACTCGAACACAGCGACGCTACTCGGGGCGGCGTCAGGGATTCGCCGGGAATTCGCCAAGATCGCGCCAACGCGGGCAAAGCATGGGCCGGCCCCGCCCCCCGTCAGGTGGGTGCGGGGCCGGCCCGGGATCTCAGACGAGCCGGCGCGCCCCCGGTGACGGCACCGCCTCGAACACGCGCGGTGCGGTGAACCCGGCCGCGGCGAAGGCCTCTTCGACCGCCTTGGTGATGGTGTCGACGTCGGCCACGTCCGCCAGCACGATCGCCGAGCCGCCGAAGCCGCCGCCGGTCATCCGGGAGCCCAGGGCGCCCGCGCTCATCGCCGTGTCGACGACGAGGTCCAGCTCCGGGCAGGAGATGCGGAAGTCGTCGCGCAGCGAGGCGTGACCGGCCACCAGGACCGGGCCGATCGCCCGCGTCTCACCCGACCTGAGCAGGTCGACGACCTTCTCGACCCGCTCGTCCTCGGTGACGACGTGCCGGACCAGACGGACCGCCTCCTCGTCGTCACCGAGCCGGGCGAGGGCCGCGTCGAGGTCGGCGTAGGGGATGTCCCGCAGCGCGTCGACGCCCAGCAGGGCCGCGCCCCGCTCGCAGCCGGCGCGGCGCTTGCCGTACTCGCCCTCGCTGTGGGAGTGCTTGACCCGGGTGTCGACGACCAGCAGGCGCATGCCCTCGGCGGCCAGGTCGAAGGGAATCTGCTTCTGGGACAGGTCCCGGGTGTCGAGGAAGAGCGCGTGGCCCTCCTCGCAGCACGCCGACGCCGTCTGGTCCATGATGCCGGTGGGGGCGCCGACGTAGACGTTCTCGGCGCGCTGGCACAGGCGGGCCAACTGCCAGCGCTGTAGGCCCAGTTCGAACAGGTCGTTCAGGGCGAGGGCGACCACGACCTCCAGCGCGGCCGAGGACGACAGGCCGGCGCCGGACGGGACCGTCGAGGAGAGGTGGATGTCGGCGCCGGTGACGGCGTGGCCCGCCTCGCGCAGCGCCCAGACCACGCCCGCCGGGTACGCCGTCCAGGCGCGGTCGGACTCCGGGGCGAGGTCGTCCAGGCGCAGCTCGGCGACGCCGTCCTCGATGTCCGCCGAGTGCAGCCGCAGCACGCCGTCGGCGCGGCGGGAGACCGCGGCGACAGCGGTGTGCGGCAGCGCGAAGGGCATCACGAAGCCGTCGTTGTAGTCGGTGTGCTCACCGATGAGGTTGACGCGCCCCGGCGCCGACCAGACACCCTCGGGCTCGGTGCCGTAGAGCTCCACGAAACCGGCCCGGACCTGCTGTGCCCGCACTACTGCTCCCTCGAGATGTTCTGCGCGAACTCCCACGCGTCCGCGACGATCCCCGCGAGATCCGCGCGGGACGGGTTCCAGCCCAGCTTCTCGCGGGCGGTGGCGGCCGAGGCCACCAGGGTCGCCGGGTCGCCGCCGCGGCGGGGGGCCACGACCTCGGGGATCGGGTGGCCGGTGACCTGGCGGACGGTCTCGATGACCTGCCGGACGGAGAAGCCCTCGCCGTTGCCGAGGTTGCAGATGAGGTGCTCGCCGGGGGTGGCGGCCTCGACGGCGAGGAGGTGGGCCTCGGCCAGGTCCGCGACGTGGATGTAGTCGCGGACGCAGGTGCCGTCCGGCGTCGGGTAGTCCTCGCCGAAGACCGAGATGGCGTCCCGCTTGCCCTGGGCGACCTGGAGGACCAGCGGGATGAGGTGCGACTCGGGGTCGTGCCGCTCGCCGTAGGCGCCGTACGCGCCCGCGACGTTGAAGTAGCGCAGGGAGACCGCGCCCAGGCCGTGGGCCGCCGCCTCGCCGGTGATCATGTGGTCGACGGCGAGCTTGGAGGCGCCGTAGGGGTTGGTCGGCCGCGTCGGCGCGGTCTCGACGATCGGGACCTGCTCCGGCTCGCCGTAGGTGGCGGCCGTGGAGGAGAAGACGAGCCTGCGCACGCCGGCCTCGCGCATCGCGCCGAGCAGCGCCATGGTGCCGGCGACGTTGTTGTCCCAGTACTTCTCGGGCTTGACGACCGACTCGCCGACCTGGGAGAAGGCGGCGAAGTGCAGCACGCCGTCGAAGGAGGAGTCCAGCCACTTGGCGGCGTCGCGGATGTCGCCCTCGACGAACCTGGCGCCGGCGGGGACGCCCTCGCGGAAGCCGGTGGTGAGGTTGTCGAGGACGACGACCTCGTGGCCCGCCTCCAGCAGATGCTGGGCGACCACGCTGCCGACGTAACCCGCGCCACCCGTCACCAGGTACTTACCGCTCATGAACTCGCTACCTCTCGCAGTCGCTCGGCCGCGGCCTCCGGCCGGATGTCGTTGATGAACACGCTCATGCCGGACTCGGAACCCGCGAGGAACTTGAGCTTGCCGGAGGTGCGGCGGATGGTGAAAAGCTCGAGGTGGAGCGCGAAGTCGTCACGGCTGACACCCTCGAACTCCTCCAGCTGCCCGAACGGCGCCTGGTGCCAGGCGGCGATGTAGGGCGTGGCGGGCTCACCTTCGCCGAAGATCCGGTCGAAGCGCCTCAAGAGTTCCAGATAAACCTTGGGGAATTCTGAGCGCGCGTCCTCCTCCAGGCCCAGCAGGTCCGGCACGCGGCGCTTCGGGTACAGGTGGAGCTCGTAGGGCCAGTGCGCGGCGTACGGCACGAACGCGACCCAGTGTTCACTCTCCAGGACGACCCGCTCACCGGCGAGTTCGCTCTCCAGCACGCTGTCGAAGAGGTTCTCGCCGCCGGTCGCCTCCTTGTGCTGGGCCACCTGGCGCAGCATCAGGGCGGTGCGAGGCGTGGTGAACGGGTACGCGTAGATCTGCCCGTGCGGATGTCCGAGGGTCACACCGATCTCGGCGCCGCGGTTCTCGAAGCAGAACACCTGCTCAACGGAGGGCAGATGCGACAGCTCGGACGTCCGGTCCGTCCACGCCTCCAGGACCAGACGCGCCTGCTCCTCGGTGAGGTCGGCGAAGGACGCGTTGTGGTCGGAGGTGAAGCAGACGACCTCGCAGCGGCCGGAGTCACCGGCCAGGGAGGGGAAGCGGTTCTCGAAGACGACGACGTCGTACGACGAGTCGGGGATCTCGCTCAGCCGGTCGCCCTCGGACGGGCACAGGGGGCATTCGTCGGCCGGCGGGTGGTAGGTGCGGCCCTGTCGGTGCGAGGCGATGGCCACCGAGTCGCCGAGCAGCGGGTCGCGGCGGATCTCCGACGTGGTGACGGTCCGCTCGAGCGGGCGGCGGTCGACCGCGTCCCGCACCGTGTCGTCACGCAGGTCGTAGTAGATGAGCTCGCGACCGTCGGCCAGCCGGGTCGAGGTCTTCTTCACCGCCGGACTCCTTCACTCAAACAGAACTAAACACAAGTAACCATAACTCGACAGAGGAGTCAACATC includes:
- a CDS encoding putative T7SS-secreted protein, which gives rise to MAKAEDFPALGFVPCPGDHEAADEVAKTVRRTATALAEISQVLHGTGAGDWKGRAAEAFREKFDDEFRPRVDDARDSFAGAATALEDWASHMAHQQAAARRLEARAAEAAGQVDSAHAKAKQLKDAKDSDAHAVHDADRAVHARQAELDDLRRQAHRMSEQYHAHGEDIAERLRAAMDIAPDEPGIWDRLGDAIADLGKALAELPGQVGELLADVGDWLKAHADWITVAASVVGAIAIFCPALAPLAIGLSALALFAHAASYGMSGLFPPTGDHIGNWLTLGGDALGMIPGVGAAKSGLTAGFKAGRAAEGFVAGTRVGIRTAAVTAKDAMKAADPVAKMIDRPVMAVATRLGVSRGAALTATEGVQAAATLAWTAPTALNAYATSTGRYDAATWGTGVGNITMGTGGGKFGGLVAVGSAIGLGAWELTD
- the galK gene encoding galactokinase; this translates as MRAQQVRAGFVELYGTEPEGVWSAPGRVNLIGEHTDYNDGFVMPFALPHTAVAAVSRRADGVLRLHSADIEDGVAELRLDDLAPESDRAWTAYPAGVVWALREAGHAVTGADIHLSSTVPSGAGLSSSAALEVVVALALNDLFELGLQRWQLARLCQRAENVYVGAPTGIMDQTASACCEEGHALFLDTRDLSQKQIPFDLAAEGMRLLVVDTRVKHSHSEGEYGKRRAGCERGAALLGVDALRDIPYADLDAALARLGDDEEAVRLVRHVVTEDERVEKVVDLLRSGETRAIGPVLVAGHASLRDDFRISCPELDLVVDTAMSAGALGSRMTGGGFGGSAIVLADVADVDTITKAVEEAFAAAGFTAPRVFEAVPSPGARRLV
- the galT gene encoding galactose-1-phosphate uridylyltransferase, whose product is MKKTSTRLADGRELIYYDLRDDTVRDAVDRRPLERTVTTSEIRRDPLLGDSVAIASHRQGRTYHPPADECPLCPSEGDRLSEIPDSSYDVVVFENRFPSLAGDSGRCEVVCFTSDHNASFADLTEEQARLVLEAWTDRTSELSHLPSVEQVFCFENRGAEIGVTLGHPHGQIYAYPFTTPRTALMLRQVAQHKEATGGENLFDSVLESELAGERVVLESEHWVAFVPYAAHWPYELHLYPKRRVPDLLGLEEDARSEFPKVYLELLRRFDRIFGEGEPATPYIAAWHQAPFGQLEEFEGVSRDDFALHLELFTIRRTSGKLKFLAGSESGMSVFINDIRPEAAAERLREVASS
- the galE gene encoding UDP-glucose 4-epimerase GalE — protein: MSGKYLVTGGAGYVGSVVAQHLLEAGHEVVVLDNLTTGFREGVPAGARFVEGDIRDAAKWLDSSFDGVLHFAAFSQVGESVVKPEKYWDNNVAGTMALLGAMREAGVRRLVFSSTAATYGEPEQVPIVETAPTRPTNPYGASKLAVDHMITGEAAAHGLGAVSLRYFNVAGAYGAYGERHDPESHLIPLVLQVAQGKRDAISVFGEDYPTPDGTCVRDYIHVADLAEAHLLAVEAATPGEHLICNLGNGEGFSVRQVIETVRQVTGHPIPEVVAPRRGGDPATLVASAATAREKLGWNPSRADLAGIVADAWEFAQNISREQ